From the genome of Amycolatopsis camponoti:
TCGCGGCCGGCCGCTCACATCAGCGCCCGCAGCGCCGCGACCAGCGTCCGGGCCTGGACGTTGAGGTAGTGGCGGTGCTGCAGCAGCACGGTCAGCTGGCTCAGCGTCAGCCACTGGAACTGGCCGTCCGGCCGGACCGAGAACCCGTCGTCGACCTCGAGGATCACGTACCGGCTCCGAGCGTCGTAGAACCGGCCGCCCTCCTCGGAAAACTCGACGTCGAACCAGGTCCGCTCCGGCCGCCGGGCGCGCACCAGGTCCACATACGGCGGCAGGTGGCCGTAGTTCTCCGGGACGCACTGCACCGTGGGCGCCAGCTCGACGACGTCGAGGTAACCGGGCTCGACCCGGGCGTTGATCAGGGCGTGCACCACCCCCTCGAACCGCTTGACCAGCAGCGCGACGATGCCGGCCCCGTGCGGTTCGAGCAGCGGCTGCTGCCACGAGCCGACCTCCCGGCAGCCGGCCTGGACGTCCACCGCCACGACGCTGAAGAACCGGCCCGACTCGTGGGCGATGGCGGTGTCCGTCCGGTGCCAGTGCTCGATCTCGCGCAGCGGCACCGGTTCGGTGACCAGCTCGTGCTCGGTGTGCATCCGGGTGATCCAGCTGAGCACCTCCGCCGTGGTGTGCAGGCTGCCCGCGGTGTCGGGCGCGGCCGGCAGGCAGGACAGCACGGTCCTGGCGTCCATGTTGACCACGTTGTCCAGGTGCAGCAGGCGGTGCAGCTGCCCGAGGGTGAGCCACTGGAAGTCCTCGCCGGCCTCGACCTCGGGACCGACCTCCACGACCATGTTCCGGTTGCGCTTGCGGTAGAACCAGGCGCCCTGCTCGGACTGCAGGACGTCGGCGATGACCTGCCGCGGGTCGGCCGGGGCGAAGTGTTCCAGGTAGGGCACCACCCGGCCGCCGTGCACCCGGGTGTAGTTGCTGCGGGTCGCCTGGACCGTCGGCGCGACCTGCAGCCCGTTCGGGTTGCCCGGCTCCGCCTTGGCCTGCATCAGGCAATGGAACACGCCGTCGATCTCGCGCACGGCGATGCCCAGGATGCCGATCTCGGGCTGGTGGATGATCGGCTGGGACCACTCGCGCACCGGCCCGAAGTCGCTGCGCACCCGCAGGCCCTCGACCGAGAAGAACCGGCCGCTGGCGTGCGCGAGGTTGCCGGTGCCCGGGTCGAAATCCCAGCTGCCCAGCTCGGCGAAGGGGATCCGCCGCACCTCCTGGACGTGGTGCGGCCGCCGGCTTTCCAGCCACGCCAGCACTTCCCGGTGGGTCAGCATCCCGTCGATCGTCGCGGCGGACTCGGCGATGCGCTCGGGCAGCGACGCGTCGGTGTGGCGCAGCAGCCCGGTGGGCGTGGCCGTGGGCATTCGGTTCCTCCGTTACGCCAGCAGGACCGGCAGTTCGGCGAGCCCGCGGAACGCGGGGATCTCGACCCCGAGCCACGGCACCTGCGCGGCGGGCACCGCGAGCCGGGTCCCCGGGAAGCGCGTGAACAGCGTCGACAGCGCGATCTGCGCTTCCATCCGGGCCAGCGGCGCGCCCAGGCAGTAGTGCGCCCCGTGGCCGAAGCCGAGGTGACCGCTGGTGTTGCGGCCGAAGTCGACCGTGTCCGGATCGGGGAAGCGGGCCGGGTCCCGGTTGGCCGCGGCGATCGCGATCTGGACGAGCGCGCCCTGCGGGATCACCTCGTCGCCGATGCGGATTTCCTCGGTGGCGTAACGGAAAGTCGCGTTCTCGGCGGGGCCGTCGAAGCGCAGCAGCTCCTCGACCGCGTCCGTGAGCAGCTCCGGCCGCGCCCGCAGCTCGGCCAGCCGGTCCGGGCGCTGCAGCAGGTGGAAGATCGAGTTGCCGATCAGGTTGCCGGTGGTTTCGTGGCCGGCGAACAGCAGCAGCCAGGCCGACGACACGAGCTCGCGTTCGTCGAGGCGGTCGTCGTCGCGGGCACTCACCAGCGAGCCGATCAGGTCGTCGCCCCGCTCGACGCGCTTGCGGGCGATGAGGTCCACCAGGAACTCGTGCAGCTTGCCTTCGGCGGCCTGCTGGGCGGTGGTGGACTCCTCGTCGAACCCGGTGTGCGCCACCGTCGCCGACCACCGCTGCACGTCCGCCCGCTCGGCTTCCGGCACCCCCAGCAGCTCGCAGATCACCGTGATCGGCAGGGGGAAGCTGAACGCGTTCATCAGGTCGACCGGTTCCCCCAGGGGGATGCCGTCGAGCAGCTCGTCGGTGATCGCCTGCACCCGCGGCCGGAGCGCGTCGACCCGGCGCGGGGTGAAGGCCAGGCTGACCAGCCGGCGCAGCCGGGTGTGCTTGGCCCCGTCGGAGTTGATCATGTTGTCGTCGAGGTGCACCGAGCTGTCGCCGAAGATGGCGACGTAGGCGTCCCAGGCGCCGTACATGTCCTTGCTGAGCCGGGGATCGGCGAGTGCGGCGCGGGCGTCTTCGTAGCGGGTGACCACGTAGGCCGGGAACCCGTGGGGTGCCGTCACCGGGCACGCCGCGCCCGACTCGCGCAACCGGGCGTAGGTCGGGTACGGGTCACGGCGGAAGTCCGCCGTGAACATCTCCGAAACGGGGCTGCTGCCCGCGATCTCCGTCATCCGAGGGCTCCCTTCGCGTCGAACCGGACCGGCAGCTCGTAGACCGAGCGCAGCAGCAACCCCGACCGCCAGCGCAGCTCGGCGGGCTCGACGGCCAGCCGCAGGCCGGGCAGCCGGCGGACCACGGCCGCCAGTCCCGCGGTGCTCACCAGCTGGCCCACCTTCTGGCCGAGGCAGTTGTGCGTGCCGATGCCGAAAGCGATGTTGAGCTCGCCCTGGCGGGTCACGTCGAGCTGTTCGGGCTCGTCGTAGTGCCGGGGATCCCGGTGCGCGGCGGTGATCACCGGGCACACGACGGCGCCCTTCGGGATCACGGCGTCGCCGTACTCCAGGTCCTTGGCGGCGAACCGGAACGTCGCCGTCTGGGTCCCGCTGTCGTAGCGCAGCAGCTCGTTGACGGCGTTGTCCATCAGCTCCGGCCGGGCCCGCAGCAGCTCCAGCTGGTCGGGGTGGGTGAGCAGCGAGTGCAGCGCGGTCCCCAGGAAGGCGGTGACCGAGTCGACGCCGGACAGGACCATCGTGACGACCATGGCCAGCAGTTCCGGCTCGGTCATCTCCTCCCGGTCGTGGGCGCGGACGAGATCGCTGATCACGTCGTCGCCCAGCTGTTCGCGGCGCAGCCGGATCACCTCGAGCACGAGGTCGCGGATCTCGTACTTGATCCGGTCGAAGTCTTCCGAGTGGTGCTGGTAGCTGGGGCTGGTCAGGTTGCGGCCGAGCTCGCGCAACCGGGCCCAGTCGGCCGGCGGCAGCACGTGCACCCCGACCAGCTCGCCGATGATCCCGTCGGCCAGCGGCGAGGCGTACCCCTCGATCAGTTCTGCCTCGCCGTCGGCGGCGAACTTGTCGATCAGCTCGTCGGCGAGCCGGTCCGCCGGCTCCTGCAGCGAGCGCGCCTGCCGCGGCGTCATGTTCTTCGCGATCACGCGGCGCAGCCGGGTGTGCTCGGGCGGGTCGAGCATGGACAGGTTGCGGTGGAACGGTTTCAGCTCCGGGTCCATCAGCTGGTGCGCCGCGAGCGAACCCTCGGTGACCGAGCTGCGGTCCTTGACCAGGTCGGGATCGATCAGCGCCGCGCGCACGTCGTCGTAGCGCGTGAGGAACCAGAGCCGGTTCAGGCCGCCCGGGTAGAACCGCTGGGAAACACCGTCCTCCTCCCGCATGTGCTCGTAGGTGGCGTGTGGGCAGGCCACGAACTCGGGACTGAAGAGCTCGGGCACCGCGTCCTGCTGGGTCATCGGCTTTCCTCGTCGGTGAAGGTGACGGGCAGTTCGCGGACGGCGCGCAGCAGGATGCCGGGCCGCCAGTCGAGGGTGTCGGGAGGCGCGGCGAGCACCAGAT
Proteins encoded in this window:
- a CDS encoding NDP-hexose 2,3-dehydratase family protein, producing MPTATPTGLLRHTDASLPERIAESAATIDGMLTHREVLAWLESRRPHHVQEVRRIPFAELGSWDFDPGTGNLAHASGRFFSVEGLRVRSDFGPVREWSQPIIHQPEIGILGIAVREIDGVFHCLMQAKAEPGNPNGLQVAPTVQATRSNYTRVHGGRVVPYLEHFAPADPRQVIADVLQSEQGAWFYRKRNRNMVVEVGPEVEAGEDFQWLTLGQLHRLLHLDNVVNMDARTVLSCLPAAPDTAGSLHTTAEVLSWITRMHTEHELVTEPVPLREIEHWHRTDTAIAHESGRFFSVVAVDVQAGCREVGSWQQPLLEPHGAGIVALLVKRFEGVVHALINARVEPGYLDVVELAPTVQCVPENYGHLPPYVDLVRARRPERTWFDVEFSEEGGRFYDARSRYVILEVDDGFSVRPDGQFQWLTLSQLTVLLQHRHYLNVQARTLVAALRALM
- a CDS encoding cytochrome P450 family protein gives rise to the protein MTEIAGSSPVSEMFTADFRRDPYPTYARLRESGAACPVTAPHGFPAYVVTRYEDARAALADPRLSKDMYGAWDAYVAIFGDSSVHLDDNMINSDGAKHTRLRRLVSLAFTPRRVDALRPRVQAITDELLDGIPLGEPVDLMNAFSFPLPITVICELLGVPEAERADVQRWSATVAHTGFDEESTTAQQAAEGKLHEFLVDLIARKRVERGDDLIGSLVSARDDDRLDERELVSSAWLLLFAGHETTGNLIGNSIFHLLQRPDRLAELRARPELLTDAVEELLRFDGPAENATFRYATEEIRIGDEVIPQGALVQIAIAAANRDPARFPDPDTVDFGRNTSGHLGFGHGAHYCLGAPLARMEAQIALSTLFTRFPGTRLAVPAAQVPWLGVEIPAFRGLAELPVLLA
- a CDS encoding cytochrome P450, producing the protein MTQQDAVPELFSPEFVACPHATYEHMREEDGVSQRFYPGGLNRLWFLTRYDDVRAALIDPDLVKDRSSVTEGSLAAHQLMDPELKPFHRNLSMLDPPEHTRLRRVIAKNMTPRQARSLQEPADRLADELIDKFAADGEAELIEGYASPLADGIIGELVGVHVLPPADWARLRELGRNLTSPSYQHHSEDFDRIKYEIRDLVLEVIRLRREQLGDDVISDLVRAHDREEMTEPELLAMVVTMVLSGVDSVTAFLGTALHSLLTHPDQLELLRARPELMDNAVNELLRYDSGTQTATFRFAAKDLEYGDAVIPKGAVVCPVITAAHRDPRHYDEPEQLDVTRQGELNIAFGIGTHNCLGQKVGQLVSTAGLAAVVRRLPGLRLAVEPAELRWRSGLLLRSVYELPVRFDAKGALG